The following coding sequences lie in one Arthrobacter sp. SLBN-122 genomic window:
- a CDS encoding DUF1540 domain-containing protein: MTTHVADCSVTRCSFNDHEGCTAHAITVGGSQDHASCATFIETGIHGGLPKVLADVGACQRAECVHNDHLMCNAPEVHVGPGADNADCLTYSHA; encoded by the coding sequence ATGACAACACATGTTGCCGACTGCAGTGTTACCCGTTGTTCATTCAACGACCACGAAGGCTGCACCGCGCACGCCATCACTGTTGGCGGAAGCCAGGACCATGCATCCTGCGCCACGTTCATCGAGACCGGCATCCACGGCGGCCTGCCCAAGGTCCTGGCCGATGTGGGAGCGTGCCAGCGCGCCGAGTGCGTCCACAACGATCACCTGATGTGCAATGCCCCGGAGGTGCACGTGGGGCCCGGCGCCGACAACGCCGACTGCCTCACCTACTCCCACGCCTGA
- a CDS encoding carbon starvation CstA family protein, whose translation MAEAPDQRKNGSRAEGGLATDPDLPPPAVDEARLEAEDRRWTPGKIALWAAIALLGGVAWFMLAIVRGETVNAIWFVFASVCTYLIGYRFYSKVIERYITRPDDRRATPAEYKADGKDYVRTDRNVLFGHHFAAIAGAGPLVGPIIAAQMGYLPGTIWIILGVVLAGAVQDYLVMFFSMRRGGRSLGQMAREELGVIGGTAALIATLLIMVIIVAILALVVVNALGESPWGVFSVGMTIPIALFMGVYLRFLRPGKVMEVSIIGFVLLMAAIIGGGLVAQTEWGATVFHLDKVTIAWGLLIYGFIAAVLPVWLLLAPRDYLSTFMKIGVIVMLALAIIVVRPEVSVPAFSEFAGRENGPVLSGALFPFLFVTIACGALSGFHALISSGTTPKLVEKERQTRYIGYGGMLMESFVAIMALVAAISIDRGLYFAMNAPAALTGGTVETAATWVNSLGLSGVNITPGLLSETAANVGEQSIVSRTGGAPTLAVGLAHIMQQFIGGTAMMAFWYHFAIMFEALFILTAVDAGTRVARFMLQDSIGNFVPKFKEASWRPGAWLCTAIMVAAWGAVLLMGVTDPLGGINTLFPLFGIANQLLAAIALAVCLAIVAKRGTFKYLWVVALPLTFAAVVTITASFQKIFSPVPAVGYFANNAAFSKALADGKKEFGTAKTVAAMEAVVRNTAIQGWLSVIFVVLTIIVIATAVLATVKAFRDRAAGRATTDNEDPAVPSRVFAPAGLVPTTAERELAAEWERVPADARLERAGH comes from the coding sequence ATGGCCGAAGCGCCTGACCAGCGGAAGAACGGATCCCGGGCGGAGGGCGGACTGGCGACGGACCCGGATCTTCCCCCACCCGCCGTGGACGAGGCACGGCTTGAAGCCGAGGACCGGAGGTGGACGCCGGGCAAGATCGCCCTCTGGGCCGCGATCGCACTCCTGGGCGGGGTCGCATGGTTCATGCTGGCGATCGTCCGCGGGGAAACCGTCAATGCCATCTGGTTCGTCTTTGCCTCCGTGTGCACCTACCTGATCGGGTACCGCTTCTACTCCAAGGTGATCGAGCGCTACATCACCAGGCCTGACGACCGCCGCGCCACGCCTGCCGAATACAAAGCCGACGGCAAGGACTACGTCCGTACGGACCGCAACGTCCTGTTCGGCCACCACTTCGCCGCCATCGCCGGCGCCGGCCCGCTGGTGGGCCCGATCATCGCTGCCCAGATGGGATACCTCCCCGGCACCATCTGGATCATCCTCGGCGTCGTCCTCGCCGGCGCGGTCCAGGACTACCTGGTCATGTTCTTCTCCATGCGCCGCGGCGGCCGCTCCCTCGGCCAGATGGCCCGCGAGGAACTCGGCGTCATCGGCGGCACTGCCGCCCTCATCGCCACCCTGCTGATCATGGTGATCATCGTGGCCATCCTGGCGCTCGTCGTCGTCAACGCCCTGGGTGAAAGCCCGTGGGGTGTGTTCTCCGTGGGAATGACCATCCCCATCGCCCTGTTCATGGGCGTCTACCTCCGCTTTTTGCGCCCCGGCAAGGTCATGGAAGTCTCGATCATCGGCTTCGTCCTCCTCATGGCGGCCATCATCGGCGGCGGCCTGGTGGCCCAGACGGAATGGGGCGCCACGGTGTTCCACCTGGACAAAGTGACCATTGCCTGGGGCCTCCTCATCTACGGCTTCATCGCAGCGGTCCTGCCCGTGTGGTTGCTGCTGGCCCCGCGCGACTACCTCTCCACGTTCATGAAGATCGGCGTCATCGTGATGCTGGCGCTGGCCATCATCGTGGTCCGGCCCGAAGTCAGCGTCCCGGCCTTCAGCGAATTCGCCGGCCGCGAGAACGGACCGGTGTTGTCCGGCGCCCTGTTCCCCTTCCTGTTCGTCACCATCGCCTGCGGCGCGCTCTCCGGTTTCCATGCCCTGATTTCCTCCGGCACCACCCCCAAGCTGGTGGAAAAGGAACGGCAGACCCGGTACATCGGCTACGGCGGAATGCTCATGGAATCCTTCGTGGCCATCATGGCGCTGGTGGCAGCCATCTCGATCGACCGCGGCCTCTACTTCGCCATGAACGCCCCCGCAGCCCTGACGGGCGGGACCGTGGAAACGGCAGCAACCTGGGTCAACAGCCTGGGCCTGAGCGGCGTCAACATCACCCCCGGCCTGCTCAGCGAAACGGCGGCAAACGTTGGCGAGCAGAGCATCGTCTCCCGCACGGGCGGCGCACCCACGCTGGCCGTGGGACTGGCGCACATCATGCAGCAGTTCATCGGCGGGACGGCCATGATGGCGTTCTGGTACCACTTCGCCATCATGTTCGAGGCACTCTTCATCCTCACCGCCGTGGACGCCGGCACGCGCGTTGCCCGTTTCATGCTGCAGGACTCAATCGGCAACTTCGTCCCCAAGTTCAAGGAAGCCTCCTGGCGCCCGGGAGCCTGGCTCTGCACGGCCATCATGGTGGCTGCCTGGGGCGCGGTGCTGCTGATGGGCGTTACCGATCCGCTGGGCGGCATCAACACCCTGTTCCCGCTGTTCGGTATCGCCAACCAGCTGCTGGCCGCCATCGCGCTGGCTGTATGCCTGGCGATCGTCGCCAAGCGCGGCACCTTCAAGTACCTGTGGGTCGTTGCCCTGCCGCTGACCTTCGCCGCCGTGGTCACCATCACTGCCAGCTTCCAGAAGATCTTCTCGCCCGTCCCCGCCGTGGGGTACTTCGCCAACAACGCCGCCTTCAGCAAGGCGCTGGCCGACGGCAAGAAGGAGTTCGGCACCGCCAAGACCGTGGCCGCCATGGAAGCCGTGGTCCGCAACACCGCCATCCAGGGCTGGCTGTCCGTGATCTTCGTGGTGCTCACCATCATCGTGATCGCGACGGCGGTGCTCGCCACCGTCAAGGCGTTCCGTGACAGGGCGGCCGGGAGAGCCACCACGGACAACGAGGACCCGGCCGTTCCGTCGCGGGTCTTCGCCCCCGCCGGGCTGGTGCCGACAACGGCCGAACGGGAACTGGCAGCCGAATGGGAAAGGGTGCCCGCAGACGCACGGCTTGAACGGGCCGGGCACTGA
- a CDS encoding YbdD/YjiX family protein has protein sequence MSAGMALVANGFRGFARYLGGVMGADAYSKYLEHHRAAGHQETPLTEREFWRDRTDRQDANPQGRCC, from the coding sequence ATGAGCGCCGGCATGGCCCTGGTGGCCAATGGATTCCGCGGCTTCGCCCGTTACCTGGGCGGAGTCATGGGCGCGGACGCTTATTCCAAGTACCTGGAACACCACAGGGCGGCCGGGCACCAGGAAACACCCCTCACGGAACGCGAGTTCTGGCGGGACCGCACGGATCGCCAGGACGCCAACCCGCAGGGGAGGTGCTGCTGA
- a CDS encoding bacterial proteasome activator family protein, with the protein MSDPNDTQAPEDLPVEGTPVDDTQDPVQVPSAADGKPRGSSLQDLVDEPAKVMRIGTMIRQLLEEVKSAPLDDAARGRLAAIHARSIKELEDGLAPELVAELDRINLPFSNEATPSDAELRIAQAQLVGWLEGLFHGIQTAIAAQNAAREHAAAQLQLRQLPPGTMIAPGVVIGENGEPQRAPAGARPGPQARPGQREDPDHGPGQYL; encoded by the coding sequence ATGAGCGATCCCAATGACACTCAGGCACCTGAGGACCTCCCGGTAGAAGGCACTCCCGTTGACGACACCCAGGACCCCGTGCAGGTTCCGTCCGCCGCCGATGGCAAGCCCAGGGGCAGCAGCCTGCAGGACCTCGTGGACGAGCCGGCCAAGGTGATGCGGATCGGCACCATGATCCGGCAACTGCTGGAAGAGGTGAAGTCCGCGCCGCTGGACGATGCTGCCAGGGGCAGGCTGGCGGCCATCCACGCGCGCTCCATCAAGGAGTTGGAGGACGGGCTTGCGCCCGAGCTGGTGGCGGAACTGGACAGGATCAACCTGCCGTTCTCCAACGAGGCCACCCCCTCTGATGCCGAGCTCCGGATCGCCCAGGCCCAGCTGGTGGGCTGGCTGGAGGGCCTGTTCCACGGGATCCAGACCGCCATCGCCGCACAGAACGCCGCCCGCGAACATGCCGCAGCGCAGCTGCAGCTTCGCCAATTGCCGCCGGGCACCATGATTGCCCCGGGCGTCGTGATTGGCGAAAACGGTGAGCCGCAGCGTGCCCCGGCCGGGGCCCGCCCGGGTCCGCAGGCGCGGCCCGGCCAGCGTGAGGACCCGGACCACGGTCCGGGGCAGTACCTGTAG
- a CDS encoding aldo/keto reductase produces the protein MTSSPTLTFNDGNTIPQLGYGVWQVEDDVAEKVVRQAFEAGFRHIDTAKIYGNEAGVGRAIASSGLSPEQIFITTKLWNADQGYESTLAAFEDSMARLGLETLDLYLIHWMQPKQDKYVDTWKALIELQKRGRVKSIGVSNFTAEGLQRLIDETGVVPAIHQIELHPYFNQRELRDFGAEKGILTQAWSPLGQGGELLEDPVVASIAAKHQTTPAQVVIAWHLAIGNVVIPKSVTESRIKENFAALQVSLDAEDVEAINNLDRTASGEGRIGPDPAVSDFA, from the coding sequence ATGACTTCTTCACCTACCTTGACTTTCAACGACGGAAACACGATCCCCCAGCTCGGCTACGGTGTGTGGCAGGTTGAGGACGACGTGGCTGAAAAGGTTGTCCGCCAGGCGTTCGAAGCCGGCTTCCGCCACATCGACACCGCGAAGATTTACGGCAACGAGGCGGGCGTGGGCCGTGCCATCGCCAGCTCCGGCCTGTCACCTGAGCAGATTTTCATCACCACCAAGCTGTGGAACGCGGACCAGGGGTACGAGTCCACCCTCGCCGCTTTCGAGGATTCCATGGCCAGGCTTGGCCTCGAAACGCTTGATCTCTACCTGATCCACTGGATGCAGCCCAAGCAGGACAAGTACGTCGACACCTGGAAGGCGCTGATCGAACTCCAGAAGCGCGGCCGGGTCAAGTCCATCGGCGTCTCCAACTTCACCGCCGAGGGCCTGCAGCGCCTGATCGACGAAACCGGAGTGGTCCCGGCCATCCACCAGATCGAGCTGCACCCCTACTTCAACCAGCGCGAACTACGGGACTTCGGAGCCGAAAAGGGCATCCTGACCCAGGCCTGGTCCCCGCTGGGCCAGGGCGGGGAACTGCTGGAGGACCCTGTTGTCGCCTCGATCGCTGCGAAGCACCAAACCACCCCTGCCCAGGTGGTCATCGCATGGCACCTCGCCATCGGCAACGTGGTCATCCCCAAGTCCGTCACCGAGTCCCGCATCAAGGAGAACTTCGCGGCACTTCAGGTTTCCCTGGACGCTGAGGACGTTGAAGCCATCAACAACCTGGACCGGACCGCCAGCGGCGAAGGCCGCATCGGCCCTGATCCCGCGGTCTCCGACTTCGCGTAA
- a CDS encoding NAD(P)/FAD-dependent oxidoreductase gives MDDSYQVIVVGGGFAGKTAAEELGRKGVRVLLLDANNYQQFQPLLYQVAASQIGVSAVTRPLRSEFRKINNVRVLTAEVTSIDAANRAVTTADGSSYRARILVIATGAVPNFFNTPGAEEHAYPLYSVADATRLSAAITAVLDEADREPAAAEADVIVVGGGPTGVETAGALAENVKYILPKYFTPGLAARCHVHLVDMVPNVLAAFSEKSQAYARDRLTKLGVQLHMGQAVGDVRPDGVSLKDGTVIPGRIVVWAGGLQAGRIITESGLKQGRGGRVDVQPDLTVPDFEGVYVLGDSANITDAAGNKLPQLGSVAQQSGKWAARNIHADLTGGVRQPFRYVDKGYMAMVGRGAAVAELGPRRLQLQGPLAFVSWLAVHLALLPGFQQKVRALFSWANGYVTHSPAQVVVGRPD, from the coding sequence ATGGACGATTCATACCAGGTCATCGTGGTTGGCGGCGGCTTCGCCGGAAAGACGGCGGCTGAGGAGCTGGGCCGCAAGGGCGTCCGGGTGCTGTTGCTCGATGCCAACAATTACCAGCAATTCCAGCCGCTCCTCTACCAGGTGGCGGCCTCCCAGATAGGCGTCTCGGCGGTTACCCGGCCGCTCCGCTCCGAATTCCGCAAGATCAATAACGTGCGGGTCCTGACGGCGGAAGTGACCTCGATCGACGCGGCCAACCGCGCCGTCACCACCGCAGACGGCTCAAGCTACCGGGCCAGGATCCTGGTCATCGCCACCGGGGCCGTGCCGAACTTCTTCAACACCCCGGGCGCTGAAGAGCACGCCTACCCGCTGTACTCGGTGGCGGATGCAACGCGGCTCAGTGCTGCCATCACCGCCGTTTTGGACGAAGCCGACCGCGAGCCGGCGGCAGCGGAAGCCGACGTGATTGTGGTGGGCGGTGGTCCCACCGGTGTGGAGACTGCCGGCGCCTTGGCGGAAAACGTCAAGTACATTCTGCCCAAGTACTTCACGCCGGGACTGGCCGCCCGGTGCCATGTCCACCTGGTGGATATGGTTCCGAACGTGCTTGCCGCCTTTTCGGAGAAATCGCAGGCGTACGCCCGCGACCGCCTGACCAAGCTGGGCGTGCAGTTGCACATGGGGCAGGCAGTCGGCGACGTGCGTCCCGACGGCGTGAGCCTCAAGGATGGCACCGTCATTCCTGGCCGCATTGTGGTGTGGGCCGGTGGCCTGCAGGCCGGCCGGATCATCACGGAGTCCGGCCTGAAGCAGGGCAGGGGCGGCAGGGTGGACGTGCAGCCCGACCTGACAGTCCCCGACTTCGAGGGGGTGTATGTGCTGGGGGACTCTGCCAACATCACCGATGCCGCAGGAAACAAATTGCCGCAGCTGGGTTCGGTCGCACAACAGTCAGGCAAATGGGCGGCCCGCAACATCCATGCTGACCTTACCGGGGGCGTGCGGCAGCCCTTCCGCTACGTGGACAAGGGCTATATGGCCATGGTGGGCCGCGGGGCAGCCGTGGCGGAGCTGGGGCCCCGGCGCCTGCAACTGCAGGGACCCCTGGCATTCGTGTCGTGGCTGGCGGTCCACCTCGCCCTGCTGCCCGGATTCCAGCAGAAGGTCAGGGCGCTGTTCTCGTGGGCCAACGGCTATGTCACCCACAGTCCCGCGCAGGTCGTGGTGGGCAGACCGGACTAG